A single Aythya fuligula isolate bAytFul2 chromosome 21, bAytFul2.pri, whole genome shotgun sequence DNA region contains:
- the P3H1 gene encoding prolyl 3-hydroxylase 1 — MALAGRLLPLLPLLAWAAGPLEPAGPSEPAEPPLPAEPPDALFAAGAEAYARGDWPGVVLHMERALRARAALRSRLLRCRLRCANATAGPAEEPRPQPEPEPPLRDLLFFRGLLRRAACLRRCGPAAPSRYRLGEELEREFRKRSPYNYLQVAYFKINKVAKAVAAAHTFFVANPEHVEMKQNLEYYQMMAGVKEADFIDLEARPHMTEFRLGVRFYTEEQPAAAVLHLEKALEEYFVADTECRALCEGPYDYEGYNYLEYNADLFQAMTDHYMQVLSCKQGCVTELASQPGREKPLEDFLPSHFNYLQFAYYNSGNYEKAIECTKTYLLFFPNDEVMNQNLAYYTAVLGEDLARPIEPREEIQAYRQRSLMEKELLFFSYDVFGIPFVDPDTWTPEEVIPKRLREKQKVERETAARISEEIGNLMKEIETLVEEKAKESADISKFIREGGPLVYEGASVTMNSKALNGSQRVVVDGVLSAEECRELQRLTNAAASAGDGYRGKTSPHTPSETFYGVTVLKALKLGQEGKVPLQSAHLYYNVTEKVRHMMESYFRLEVPLHFSYSHLVCRTAIEDKQEGRSDNSHEVHVDNCILNAEAMVCVKEPPAYTFRDYSAILYLNGDFEGGAFYFTELDAKTETAEVQPQCGRAVGFSSGSENPHGVKAVTKGQRCAIALWFTLDPRHSERERVQADDLVKMLFRVEEVDLLQETSTEQEPPPVTTTDALHAARKDEL; from the exons ATGGCGCTGGCGGGGcggctgctgccgctgctgccgctgctggcGTGGGCGGCGGGGCCCCTGGAGCCGGCGGGGCCCTCGGAGCCGGCCGAGCCCCCGCTGCCGGCCGAGCCCCCGGACGCGCTGTTCGCCGCCGGCGCCGAGGCGTACGCGCGGGGCGATTGGCCCGGCGTGGTGCTGCACATGGAGCGGGCGCTGCGTGCCCGCGCCGCGCTGCGCTCCCGGCTGCTGCGGTGCCGCCTGCGCTGCGCCAACGCCACGGCCGGGCCGGCGGAggagccccggccccagcccgaGCCCGAGCCCCCGCTCCGCGACCTCCTCTTCTTCCGGGGGCTGCTGCGGCGCGCTGCCTGCCTGCGGCGctgcggccccgccgcgccctCCAGGTACCGCCTGGGCGAGGAGCTGGAGCGCGAGTTCCGCAAGCGCAGCCCCTACAACTACCTCCAGGTCGCCTACTTCAAG ATCAACAAGGTGGCGAAGGCTGTGGCAGCGGCGCACACCTTCTTTGTGGCCAACCCTGAGCACGTGGAGATGAAGCAGAACCTGGAGTACTACCAGATGATGGCGGGCGTCAAGGAGGCCGACTTCATTGACCTGGAGGCCAGGCCACACATG ACTGAATTTCGACTAGGCGTGAGGTTTTACACAGAGGAGCAGCCCGCTGCAGCTGTCCTGCACCTAGAGAAGGCACTGGAGGAGTACTTTGTGGCAGACACTGAGTGCCGTGCACTCTGTGAGGGGCCCTATGACTACGAAGGCTACAACTACCTGGAGTACAACGCAGATCTTTTCCAGGCCATGACAG atCACTACAtgcaggtgctgagctgcaaGCAGGGCTGCGTTACAGAGCTCGCCTCACAGCCTGGCCGGGAAAAGCCCCTGGAGGATTTCCTGCCCTCGCACTTCAACTACCTGCAGTTTGCCTACTACAACA gTGGGAATTACGAAAAAGCAATTGAATGCACCAAAACCTACTTGCTCTTCTTCCCAAACGATGAGGTGATGAACCAGAATTTGGCCTATTATACTGCTGTCCTGGGGGAAGACCTGGCCAGGCCCATTGAACCACGAGAG GAGATCCAGGCATACCGCCAGCGAAGCCTGATGGAGAAGGAGCTGCTCTTCTTCAGCTACGATGTCTTTGGGATCCCATTTGTGGACCCG GACACGTGGACCCCCGAGGAGGTGATACCAAAGAGGCTGCGAGAGAAACAAAA GGTAGAGCGGGAGACAGCGGCACGCATCTCGGAGGAGATCGGCAACCTCATGAAGGAGATCGAGACGCTGGTGGAGGAGAAGGCAAAGGAGTCTGCTGATATAAGCAAGTTCATCCGAGAAG GTGGCCCCTTGGTGTATGAGGGAGCCAGCGTCACCATGAACTCCAAGGCCTTGAACGGCTCGCAACGTGTCGTGGTGGATGGGGTCCTGTCAGCTGAGGAGTGCCGGGAGCTTCAGAGGCTGACCAAC GCAGCGGCCTCGGCTGGGGACGGCTATCGTGGGAAGACATCTCCTCACACTCCCAGTGAGACCTTCTATGGTGTGACTGTCCTGAAGGCCCTCAAG ctgggccaggAGGGCAAGGTTCCCCTGCAGAGTGCCCACCTCTACTACAACGTGACAGAGAAGGTGCGGCACATGATGGAGTCCTACTTCCGCCTGGAGGTCCCACTCCACTTCTCTTACTCCCACCTGGTGTGCCGCACAGCCATCGAGG ATAAGCAAGAAGGCCGGAGTGACAATAGTCACGAGGTGCATGTGGACAACTGCATCCTCAATGCAGAGGCCATGGTGTGTGTGAAGGAACCACCAGCCTACACCTTCCGGGATTACAG TGCTATCCTCTACCTCAATGGGGACTTTGAAGGGGGAGCTTTCTACTTCACAGAGCTGGATGCCAAGACGGAGACT GCAGAGGTGCAGCCCCAGTGCGGCCGTGCCGTGGGCTTCTCCTCTGGTTCAGAGAACCCCCATGGCGTCAAGGCTGTGACCAAAGGCCAGCGCTGCGCCATCGCCCTCTGGTTCACCCTGGACCCACGGCACAGCGAGCGG GAGCGTGTGCAGGCTGACGACCTGGTGAAGATGCTTTTCAGGGTGGAGGAGGTGGACTTGCTGCAGGagaccagcacagagcaggagccaCCACCTGTCACCACCACTGATGCCTTGCATGCAGCAAGGAAGGATGAGCTCTGA
- the CLDN19 gene encoding claudin-19, translating to MGGGARELAGYLAALGGWVAALAAAALPQWRQSSYAGDAIITAVGLHEGLWMSCAAQSTGQVQCRLHDSLLSLDVHIQTSRALMVISLLLGFFGIIVSVVGMKCTKVGEEDPVTKSRIAVAGGVLFILSGLCTLAAVSLYATQVTYEFFSASTPINARYEFGSALFVGWGAASLTILGGSLLCCSCPTKERQGQQYYRQSQPSTAREPHVKISSPVRGEQCL from the exons AtgggcggcggggcgcgggaGCTGGCCGGGTACCTGGCGGCGCTGGGCGGGTGGGTGGCGGCGCTGGCCGCCGCGGCGCTGCCCCAGTGGCGGCAGAGCTCGTACGCCGGGGACGCCATCATCACCGCCGTGGGGCTGCACGAAGGGCTGTGGATGAGCTGCGCCGCCCAGAGCACCGGGCAGGTGCAGTGCCGCCTCCACGACTCGCTCCTCTCCCTCGACG TTCACATCCAGACCTCCCGGGCTCTCATGGTTATTTCTCTCCTCCTGGGTTTCTTTGGCATCATTGTGAGTGTCGTGGGCATGAAATGCACCAAAGTTGGTGAAGAGGATCCCGTTACCAAGAGCCGCATTGCTGTTGCTGGGGGTGTCCTCTTTATCCTCTCTG GTCTGTGTACGTTAGCAGCTGTGTCCCTGTATGCAACACAGGTCACCTATGAGTTCTTCAGTGCCAGCACCCCGATCAACGCAAG GTACGAATTCGGCTCAGCATTGTTCGTTGGCTGGGGGGCCGCCAGCCTCACCATACTGGGGGGCTCTCTCCTGTGCTGTTCCTGCCCCACCAAGGAGCGGCAAGGACAGCAGTACTATCGGCAGTCACAGCCCTCAACAGCTCGGGA ACCCCATGTAAAAATATCTTCACCCGTCAGGGGAGAGCAGTGCTTGTAG